In Myripristis murdjan chromosome 9, fMyrMur1.1, whole genome shotgun sequence, the following proteins share a genomic window:
- the git2a gene encoding ARF GTPase-activating protein GIT2a isoform X1, with amino-acid sequence MSKRLRNSEVCADCSVPEPRWASVNRGVLICDECCSVHRSLGRHSSQVRHLTHTPWPPTQLQMVQTLYSNGANSIWEHSLLDPASVMSGKRKANPQDKLHPNKTEFIKAKYQMLAFVHRMPCREDDSLTAKDLSKQLHSSVRTGNLETCLRLLSLGAQANFFHPEKGNTPLHVAAKAGQVSQAELLTVYGADPGAPDSSGKTPIDYARQAGHHDLADRLVEIQYELTDRLAFYLCGRKPDHKNGQHFIVPQMADRNISLDLSELAKAAKKKLQSLSNHLFEELAMDVYDEVDRRETDAVWLATQNHSTLVTETTVVPFLPVNPEYSSTRNQGRQKLARFNAHEFATLVIDILSDAKRRQQGNLVTSPKDNVELILKSVGVRHGSDGQDNDQPDYDSVASDEDTDQELPSSKGDRTKSLDSDLSDGPITMQEFLEVKNALSASEAKIQQLMKVNSNLSDELRLMQKKLQSLQSENTSLRRQVTTNIYQIPSGSDYPDPSSPSALKRRQSARASRPMSMYETGSGLKPYLPKGETPYPDEGIPTLQPFPPHTERGAFVTTSSSLPSFPSTLSWSKDESAQKASKFEKQSSMPDSDYDNTFNDSEMDDSGVGRRGRLRSSGWLGEGTSIPELDDLELESDPTLPSTEDVIRKTEQITKNIQELLRAAQENKHDSFIPCSERIHVAVTEMAALFPKKPRSETVRGSLRLLTSSAYRLQSECRKAVPSEGGPGPDMQLVTQQVIQCAYDIAKAAKQLVTITTKENTN; translated from the exons ATGTCTAAACGCCTTCGAAACAGTGAGGTCTGTGCCGATTGCAGCGTCCCAG AACCTCGCTGGGCCTCTGTGAACAGGGGTGTGTTGATTTGTGATGAGTGCTGTAGTGTTCATCGAAGTCTgggcagacacagctctcaAGTCcgccacctgacacacacaccatggccTCCTACACAGCTCCAA ATGGTTCAGACATTATACAGCAATGGTGCAAATTCAATATGGGAGCACTCTCTTCTGGACCCTGCGTCCGTGATGAGTGGGAAACGCAAAGCCAACCCTCAGGACAAACTACA cccaaacaaaacagaattcatAAAGGCCAAATATCAAATGCTAGCATTTGTCCATCGCATGCCTTGCCGAGAGGATGACAGCTTGACAGCCAAGGATTTAAGCAAG CAACTTCACTCAAGCGTACGCACTGGGAATCTTGAGACCTGCTTGAGGTTGTTATCGCTGGGAGCCCAAGCTAATTTTTTTCACCCA GAAAAAGGGAACACCCCACTGCATGTGGCTGCAAAGGCAGGTCAGGTATCTCAGGCTGAGCTACTCACTGTTTATGGGGCAGACCCTGGAGCTCctgacagcagtggaaaaacTCCCATTGACTATGCAAG GCAAGCTGGTCATCATGACCTGGCCGACAGGCTGGTGGAGATTCAGTATGAACTCACGGATCGACTGGCGTTTTATCTGTGTGGAAGAAAGCCAG ATCATAAAAATGGCCAGCACTTCATTGTTCCACAAATGGCTGACAG GAACAT CAGTTTAGATTTGTCAGAGCTGGCAAAGGCAGCAAAGAAGAAGCTACAGTCT CTCAGTAATCATTTATTCGAAGAGCTGGCCATGGACGTGTACGATGAGGTGGACAGAAGAGAAACTGATGCAG TATGGTTAGCTACACAAAATCACAGCACCCTGGTGACAGAAACGACTGTGGTGCCTTTCCTGCCTGTGAACCCAGAGTACTCATCAACACGAAACCAG GGACGCCAAAAGCTTGCAAGATTCAATGCACATGAATTTGCAACTCTTGTGATTGACATACTAAGTGATGCAAAACGCAGACAGCAAGGGAATCTAGTAACCAGTCCCAAAG ACAATGTTGAACTTATCCTGAAAAGTGTGGGTGTGAGACATGGGAGTGATGGCCAGGACAATGACCAGCCTGACTATGACAGCGTGGCTTCTGATGAGGATACAGATCAAGAACTTCCCTCCAGCAAAGGAGATAGGACCAAG AGCCTGGACTCCGACCTCTCAGATGGACCTATTACTATGCAGGAGTTTTTGGAGGTGAAAAATGCGCTCTCTGCCTCTGAGGCCAAGATCCAGCAGCTCATGAAAGTCAACAGCAACCTGAGTGATGAATTGAGGCTAATGCAGAAAAAG CTGCAATCTCTGCAAAGCGAGAACACCTCTCTCAGGCGGCAGGTCACAACCAATATCTATCAGATCCCCAGCGGTTCAGACTACCCTGACCCCTCCAGCCCCTCAGCCCTGAAACGCCGGCAGTCTGCGCGGGCCAGTCGGCCCATGTCTATGTATGAGACTGGCTCAGGCCTGAAGCCCTATCTCCCTAAGGGGGAAACTCCCTACCCAGACGAGGGTATCCCCACCCTGCAACCCTTCCCACCTCAT ACGGAAAGGGGCGCTTTTGTGACCACCTCTTCATCCCtcccctcatttccatccaccCTGTCTTGGTCGAAGGACGAAAGTGCTCAAAAG GCTTCGAAGTTCGAAAAGCAGAGCAGCATGCCAGACAGTGACTATGACAATACATTCAATGACTCAGAGATGGATGATTCAGG TGTGGGCAGGAGAGGCAGGCTAAGGAGCAGCGGTTGGCTAGGGGAGGGCACCTCTATCCCTGAGCTGGATGATCTGGAGCTGGAGTCAGACCCCACGCTTCCAAGCACAGAGGACGTCATCCGCAAGACTGAGCAGATCACCAAGAATATCCAAGAGCTGCTCCGGGCCGCTCAGGAGAACAAACACGACAG CTTCATACCCTGCTCAGAAAGAATACATGTGGCTGTAACAGAAATGGCTGCCCTCTTTcccaag AAACCACGCTCAGAGACTGTGAGGGGCTCCCTGCGCTTGTTGACCTCCAGTGCCTACCGGCTTCAGAGTGAATGCAGGAAGGCCGTGCCCTCAGAGGGAGGCCCGGGGCCGGACATGCAGCTTGTCACCCAGCAGGTCATCCAATGTGCTTACGACATTGCCAAGGCAGCCAAGCAGCTTGTCACCATTACCACAAAGGAGAACACCAACTAA
- the git2a gene encoding ARF GTPase-activating protein GIT2a isoform X5 codes for MSKRLRNSEVCADCSVPEPRWASVNRGVLICDECCSVHRSLGRHSSQVRHLTHTPWPPTQLQMVQTLYSNGANSIWEHSLLDPASVMSGKRKANPQDKLHPNKTEFIKAKYQMLAFVHRMPCREDDSLTAKDLSKQLHSSVRTGNLETCLRLLSLGAQANFFHPEKGNTPLHVAAKAGQVSQAELLTVYGADPGAPDSSGKTPIDYARQAGHHDLADRLVEIQYELTDRLAFYLCGRKPDHKNGQHFIVPQMADSSLDLSELAKAAKKKLQSLSNHLFEELAMDVYDEVDRRETDAVWLATQNHSTLVTETTVVPFLPVNPEYSSTRNQGRQKLARFNAHEFATLVIDILSDAKRRQQGNLVTSPKDNVELILKSVGVRHGSDGQDNDQPDYDSVASDEDTDQELPSSKGDRTKSLDSDLSDGPITMQEFLEVKNALSASEAKIQQLMKVNSNLSDELRLMQKKLQSLQSENTSLRRQVTTNIYQIPSGSDYPDPSSPSALKRRQSARASRPMSMYETGSGLKPYLPKGETPYPDEGIPTLQPFPPHASKFEKQSSMPDSDYDNTFNDSEMDDSGVGRRGRLRSSGWLGEGTSIPELDDLELESDPTLPSTEDVIRKTEQITKNIQELLRAAQENKHDSFIPCSERIHVAVTEMAALFPKKPRSETVRGSLRLLTSSAYRLQSECRKAVPSEGGPGPDMQLVTQQVIQCAYDIAKAAKQLVTITTKENTN; via the exons ATGTCTAAACGCCTTCGAAACAGTGAGGTCTGTGCCGATTGCAGCGTCCCAG AACCTCGCTGGGCCTCTGTGAACAGGGGTGTGTTGATTTGTGATGAGTGCTGTAGTGTTCATCGAAGTCTgggcagacacagctctcaAGTCcgccacctgacacacacaccatggccTCCTACACAGCTCCAA ATGGTTCAGACATTATACAGCAATGGTGCAAATTCAATATGGGAGCACTCTCTTCTGGACCCTGCGTCCGTGATGAGTGGGAAACGCAAAGCCAACCCTCAGGACAAACTACA cccaaacaaaacagaattcatAAAGGCCAAATATCAAATGCTAGCATTTGTCCATCGCATGCCTTGCCGAGAGGATGACAGCTTGACAGCCAAGGATTTAAGCAAG CAACTTCACTCAAGCGTACGCACTGGGAATCTTGAGACCTGCTTGAGGTTGTTATCGCTGGGAGCCCAAGCTAATTTTTTTCACCCA GAAAAAGGGAACACCCCACTGCATGTGGCTGCAAAGGCAGGTCAGGTATCTCAGGCTGAGCTACTCACTGTTTATGGGGCAGACCCTGGAGCTCctgacagcagtggaaaaacTCCCATTGACTATGCAAG GCAAGCTGGTCATCATGACCTGGCCGACAGGCTGGTGGAGATTCAGTATGAACTCACGGATCGACTGGCGTTTTATCTGTGTGGAAGAAAGCCAG ATCATAAAAATGGCCAGCACTTCATTGTTCCACAAATGGCTGACAG CAGTTTAGATTTGTCAGAGCTGGCAAAGGCAGCAAAGAAGAAGCTACAGTCT CTCAGTAATCATTTATTCGAAGAGCTGGCCATGGACGTGTACGATGAGGTGGACAGAAGAGAAACTGATGCAG TATGGTTAGCTACACAAAATCACAGCACCCTGGTGACAGAAACGACTGTGGTGCCTTTCCTGCCTGTGAACCCAGAGTACTCATCAACACGAAACCAG GGACGCCAAAAGCTTGCAAGATTCAATGCACATGAATTTGCAACTCTTGTGATTGACATACTAAGTGATGCAAAACGCAGACAGCAAGGGAATCTAGTAACCAGTCCCAAAG ACAATGTTGAACTTATCCTGAAAAGTGTGGGTGTGAGACATGGGAGTGATGGCCAGGACAATGACCAGCCTGACTATGACAGCGTGGCTTCTGATGAGGATACAGATCAAGAACTTCCCTCCAGCAAAGGAGATAGGACCAAG AGCCTGGACTCCGACCTCTCAGATGGACCTATTACTATGCAGGAGTTTTTGGAGGTGAAAAATGCGCTCTCTGCCTCTGAGGCCAAGATCCAGCAGCTCATGAAAGTCAACAGCAACCTGAGTGATGAATTGAGGCTAATGCAGAAAAAG CTGCAATCTCTGCAAAGCGAGAACACCTCTCTCAGGCGGCAGGTCACAACCAATATCTATCAGATCCCCAGCGGTTCAGACTACCCTGACCCCTCCAGCCCCTCAGCCCTGAAACGCCGGCAGTCTGCGCGGGCCAGTCGGCCCATGTCTATGTATGAGACTGGCTCAGGCCTGAAGCCCTATCTCCCTAAGGGGGAAACTCCCTACCCAGACGAGGGTATCCCCACCCTGCAACCCTTCCCACCTCAT GCTTCGAAGTTCGAAAAGCAGAGCAGCATGCCAGACAGTGACTATGACAATACATTCAATGACTCAGAGATGGATGATTCAGG TGTGGGCAGGAGAGGCAGGCTAAGGAGCAGCGGTTGGCTAGGGGAGGGCACCTCTATCCCTGAGCTGGATGATCTGGAGCTGGAGTCAGACCCCACGCTTCCAAGCACAGAGGACGTCATCCGCAAGACTGAGCAGATCACCAAGAATATCCAAGAGCTGCTCCGGGCCGCTCAGGAGAACAAACACGACAG CTTCATACCCTGCTCAGAAAGAATACATGTGGCTGTAACAGAAATGGCTGCCCTCTTTcccaag AAACCACGCTCAGAGACTGTGAGGGGCTCCCTGCGCTTGTTGACCTCCAGTGCCTACCGGCTTCAGAGTGAATGCAGGAAGGCCGTGCCCTCAGAGGGAGGCCCGGGGCCGGACATGCAGCTTGTCACCCAGCAGGTCATCCAATGTGCTTACGACATTGCCAAGGCAGCCAAGCAGCTTGTCACCATTACCACAAAGGAGAACACCAACTAA
- the git2a gene encoding ARF GTPase-activating protein GIT2a isoform X2, protein MSKRLRNSEVCADCSVPEPRWASVNRGVLICDECCSVHRSLGRHSSQVRHLTHTPWPPTQLQMVQTLYSNGANSIWEHSLLDPASVMSGKRKANPQDKLHPNKTEFIKAKYQMLAFVHRMPCREDDSLTAKDLSKQLHSSVRTGNLETCLRLLSLGAQANFFHPEKGNTPLHVAAKAGQVSQAELLTVYGADPGAPDSSGKTPIDYARQAGHHDLADRLVEIQYELTDRLAFYLCGRKPDHKNGQHFIVPQMADSSLDLSELAKAAKKKLQSLSNHLFEELAMDVYDEVDRRETDAVWLATQNHSTLVTETTVVPFLPVNPEYSSTRNQGRQKLARFNAHEFATLVIDILSDAKRRQQGNLVTSPKDNVELILKSVGVRHGSDGQDNDQPDYDSVASDEDTDQELPSSKGDRTKSLDSDLSDGPITMQEFLEVKNALSASEAKIQQLMKVNSNLSDELRLMQKKLQSLQSENTSLRRQVTTNIYQIPSGSDYPDPSSPSALKRRQSARASRPMSMYETGSGLKPYLPKGETPYPDEGIPTLQPFPPHTERGAFVTTSSSLPSFPSTLSWSKDESAQKASKFEKQSSMPDSDYDNTFNDSEMDDSGVGRRGRLRSSGWLGEGTSIPELDDLELESDPTLPSTEDVIRKTEQITKNIQELLRAAQENKHDSFIPCSERIHVAVTEMAALFPKKPRSETVRGSLRLLTSSAYRLQSECRKAVPSEGGPGPDMQLVTQQVIQCAYDIAKAAKQLVTITTKENTN, encoded by the exons ATGTCTAAACGCCTTCGAAACAGTGAGGTCTGTGCCGATTGCAGCGTCCCAG AACCTCGCTGGGCCTCTGTGAACAGGGGTGTGTTGATTTGTGATGAGTGCTGTAGTGTTCATCGAAGTCTgggcagacacagctctcaAGTCcgccacctgacacacacaccatggccTCCTACACAGCTCCAA ATGGTTCAGACATTATACAGCAATGGTGCAAATTCAATATGGGAGCACTCTCTTCTGGACCCTGCGTCCGTGATGAGTGGGAAACGCAAAGCCAACCCTCAGGACAAACTACA cccaaacaaaacagaattcatAAAGGCCAAATATCAAATGCTAGCATTTGTCCATCGCATGCCTTGCCGAGAGGATGACAGCTTGACAGCCAAGGATTTAAGCAAG CAACTTCACTCAAGCGTACGCACTGGGAATCTTGAGACCTGCTTGAGGTTGTTATCGCTGGGAGCCCAAGCTAATTTTTTTCACCCA GAAAAAGGGAACACCCCACTGCATGTGGCTGCAAAGGCAGGTCAGGTATCTCAGGCTGAGCTACTCACTGTTTATGGGGCAGACCCTGGAGCTCctgacagcagtggaaaaacTCCCATTGACTATGCAAG GCAAGCTGGTCATCATGACCTGGCCGACAGGCTGGTGGAGATTCAGTATGAACTCACGGATCGACTGGCGTTTTATCTGTGTGGAAGAAAGCCAG ATCATAAAAATGGCCAGCACTTCATTGTTCCACAAATGGCTGACAG CAGTTTAGATTTGTCAGAGCTGGCAAAGGCAGCAAAGAAGAAGCTACAGTCT CTCAGTAATCATTTATTCGAAGAGCTGGCCATGGACGTGTACGATGAGGTGGACAGAAGAGAAACTGATGCAG TATGGTTAGCTACACAAAATCACAGCACCCTGGTGACAGAAACGACTGTGGTGCCTTTCCTGCCTGTGAACCCAGAGTACTCATCAACACGAAACCAG GGACGCCAAAAGCTTGCAAGATTCAATGCACATGAATTTGCAACTCTTGTGATTGACATACTAAGTGATGCAAAACGCAGACAGCAAGGGAATCTAGTAACCAGTCCCAAAG ACAATGTTGAACTTATCCTGAAAAGTGTGGGTGTGAGACATGGGAGTGATGGCCAGGACAATGACCAGCCTGACTATGACAGCGTGGCTTCTGATGAGGATACAGATCAAGAACTTCCCTCCAGCAAAGGAGATAGGACCAAG AGCCTGGACTCCGACCTCTCAGATGGACCTATTACTATGCAGGAGTTTTTGGAGGTGAAAAATGCGCTCTCTGCCTCTGAGGCCAAGATCCAGCAGCTCATGAAAGTCAACAGCAACCTGAGTGATGAATTGAGGCTAATGCAGAAAAAG CTGCAATCTCTGCAAAGCGAGAACACCTCTCTCAGGCGGCAGGTCACAACCAATATCTATCAGATCCCCAGCGGTTCAGACTACCCTGACCCCTCCAGCCCCTCAGCCCTGAAACGCCGGCAGTCTGCGCGGGCCAGTCGGCCCATGTCTATGTATGAGACTGGCTCAGGCCTGAAGCCCTATCTCCCTAAGGGGGAAACTCCCTACCCAGACGAGGGTATCCCCACCCTGCAACCCTTCCCACCTCAT ACGGAAAGGGGCGCTTTTGTGACCACCTCTTCATCCCtcccctcatttccatccaccCTGTCTTGGTCGAAGGACGAAAGTGCTCAAAAG GCTTCGAAGTTCGAAAAGCAGAGCAGCATGCCAGACAGTGACTATGACAATACATTCAATGACTCAGAGATGGATGATTCAGG TGTGGGCAGGAGAGGCAGGCTAAGGAGCAGCGGTTGGCTAGGGGAGGGCACCTCTATCCCTGAGCTGGATGATCTGGAGCTGGAGTCAGACCCCACGCTTCCAAGCACAGAGGACGTCATCCGCAAGACTGAGCAGATCACCAAGAATATCCAAGAGCTGCTCCGGGCCGCTCAGGAGAACAAACACGACAG CTTCATACCCTGCTCAGAAAGAATACATGTGGCTGTAACAGAAATGGCTGCCCTCTTTcccaag AAACCACGCTCAGAGACTGTGAGGGGCTCCCTGCGCTTGTTGACCTCCAGTGCCTACCGGCTTCAGAGTGAATGCAGGAAGGCCGTGCCCTCAGAGGGAGGCCCGGGGCCGGACATGCAGCTTGTCACCCAGCAGGTCATCCAATGTGCTTACGACATTGCCAAGGCAGCCAAGCAGCTTGTCACCATTACCACAAAGGAGAACACCAACTAA
- the git2a gene encoding ARF GTPase-activating protein GIT2a isoform X4, with the protein MSKRLRNSEVCADCSVPEPRWASVNRGVLICDECCSVHRSLGRHSSQVRHLTHTPWPPTQLQMVQTLYSNGANSIWEHSLLDPASVMSGKRKANPQDKLHPNKTEFIKAKYQMLAFVHRMPCREDDSLTAKDLSKQLHSSVRTGNLETCLRLLSLGAQANFFHPEKGNTPLHVAAKAGQVSQAELLTVYGADPGAPDSSGKTPIDYARQAGHHDLADRLVEIQYELTDRLAFYLCGRKPDHKNGQHFIVPQMADRNISLDLSELAKAAKKKLQSLSNHLFEELAMDVYDEVDRRETDAVWLATQNHSTLVTETTVVPFLPVNPEYSSTRNQGRQKLARFNAHEFATLVIDILSDAKRRQQGNLVTSPKDNVELILKSVGVRHGSDGQDNDQPDYDSVASDEDTDQELPSSKGDRTKSLDSDLSDGPITMQEFLEVKNALSASEAKIQQLMKVNSNLSDELRLMQKKLQSLQSENTSLRRQVTTNIYQIPSGSDYPDPSSPSALKRRQSARASRPMSMYETGSGLKPYLPKGETPYPDEGIPTLQPFPPHASKFEKQSSMPDSDYDNTFNDSEMDDSGVGRRGRLRSSGWLGEGTSIPELDDLELESDPTLPSTEDVIRKTEQITKNIQELLRAAQENKHDSFIPCSERIHVAVTEMAALFPKKPRSETVRGSLRLLTSSAYRLQSECRKAVPSEGGPGPDMQLVTQQVIQCAYDIAKAAKQLVTITTKENTN; encoded by the exons ATGTCTAAACGCCTTCGAAACAGTGAGGTCTGTGCCGATTGCAGCGTCCCAG AACCTCGCTGGGCCTCTGTGAACAGGGGTGTGTTGATTTGTGATGAGTGCTGTAGTGTTCATCGAAGTCTgggcagacacagctctcaAGTCcgccacctgacacacacaccatggccTCCTACACAGCTCCAA ATGGTTCAGACATTATACAGCAATGGTGCAAATTCAATATGGGAGCACTCTCTTCTGGACCCTGCGTCCGTGATGAGTGGGAAACGCAAAGCCAACCCTCAGGACAAACTACA cccaaacaaaacagaattcatAAAGGCCAAATATCAAATGCTAGCATTTGTCCATCGCATGCCTTGCCGAGAGGATGACAGCTTGACAGCCAAGGATTTAAGCAAG CAACTTCACTCAAGCGTACGCACTGGGAATCTTGAGACCTGCTTGAGGTTGTTATCGCTGGGAGCCCAAGCTAATTTTTTTCACCCA GAAAAAGGGAACACCCCACTGCATGTGGCTGCAAAGGCAGGTCAGGTATCTCAGGCTGAGCTACTCACTGTTTATGGGGCAGACCCTGGAGCTCctgacagcagtggaaaaacTCCCATTGACTATGCAAG GCAAGCTGGTCATCATGACCTGGCCGACAGGCTGGTGGAGATTCAGTATGAACTCACGGATCGACTGGCGTTTTATCTGTGTGGAAGAAAGCCAG ATCATAAAAATGGCCAGCACTTCATTGTTCCACAAATGGCTGACAG GAACAT CAGTTTAGATTTGTCAGAGCTGGCAAAGGCAGCAAAGAAGAAGCTACAGTCT CTCAGTAATCATTTATTCGAAGAGCTGGCCATGGACGTGTACGATGAGGTGGACAGAAGAGAAACTGATGCAG TATGGTTAGCTACACAAAATCACAGCACCCTGGTGACAGAAACGACTGTGGTGCCTTTCCTGCCTGTGAACCCAGAGTACTCATCAACACGAAACCAG GGACGCCAAAAGCTTGCAAGATTCAATGCACATGAATTTGCAACTCTTGTGATTGACATACTAAGTGATGCAAAACGCAGACAGCAAGGGAATCTAGTAACCAGTCCCAAAG ACAATGTTGAACTTATCCTGAAAAGTGTGGGTGTGAGACATGGGAGTGATGGCCAGGACAATGACCAGCCTGACTATGACAGCGTGGCTTCTGATGAGGATACAGATCAAGAACTTCCCTCCAGCAAAGGAGATAGGACCAAG AGCCTGGACTCCGACCTCTCAGATGGACCTATTACTATGCAGGAGTTTTTGGAGGTGAAAAATGCGCTCTCTGCCTCTGAGGCCAAGATCCAGCAGCTCATGAAAGTCAACAGCAACCTGAGTGATGAATTGAGGCTAATGCAGAAAAAG CTGCAATCTCTGCAAAGCGAGAACACCTCTCTCAGGCGGCAGGTCACAACCAATATCTATCAGATCCCCAGCGGTTCAGACTACCCTGACCCCTCCAGCCCCTCAGCCCTGAAACGCCGGCAGTCTGCGCGGGCCAGTCGGCCCATGTCTATGTATGAGACTGGCTCAGGCCTGAAGCCCTATCTCCCTAAGGGGGAAACTCCCTACCCAGACGAGGGTATCCCCACCCTGCAACCCTTCCCACCTCAT GCTTCGAAGTTCGAAAAGCAGAGCAGCATGCCAGACAGTGACTATGACAATACATTCAATGACTCAGAGATGGATGATTCAGG TGTGGGCAGGAGAGGCAGGCTAAGGAGCAGCGGTTGGCTAGGGGAGGGCACCTCTATCCCTGAGCTGGATGATCTGGAGCTGGAGTCAGACCCCACGCTTCCAAGCACAGAGGACGTCATCCGCAAGACTGAGCAGATCACCAAGAATATCCAAGAGCTGCTCCGGGCCGCTCAGGAGAACAAACACGACAG CTTCATACCCTGCTCAGAAAGAATACATGTGGCTGTAACAGAAATGGCTGCCCTCTTTcccaag AAACCACGCTCAGAGACTGTGAGGGGCTCCCTGCGCTTGTTGACCTCCAGTGCCTACCGGCTTCAGAGTGAATGCAGGAAGGCCGTGCCCTCAGAGGGAGGCCCGGGGCCGGACATGCAGCTTGTCACCCAGCAGGTCATCCAATGTGCTTACGACATTGCCAAGGCAGCCAAGCAGCTTGTCACCATTACCACAAAGGAGAACACCAACTAA